Proteins from a single region of Chaetodon trifascialis isolate fChaTrf1 chromosome 10, fChaTrf1.hap1, whole genome shotgun sequence:
- the gins3 gene encoding DNA replication complex GINS protein PSF3 — MDAQSYLPVQPGVGMEENFLSLDDILLSHERLPIRTECAFPRLGFLEKSSDTQDIPEGTKMELPLWLSKGLYERKRRVLSVELPKVYREGWRTVFNADPNVVDLHKMGPYYYGLGSQMLNFDSPENPEIGQTLLQTFIGRFRRTMDSSQNAYNEDTSALVERLDCLEKALFRSGQSGLNGFQSWEKGQASQLTASSLVLNYRKRKMTDVQH; from the exons ATGGATGCACAGTCATATCTGCCAGTGCAGCCTGGGGTAGGGATGGAGGAGAATTTCTTGTCCCTCGACGATATTTTGCTCTCTCATGAGAGACTTCCGATCCGAACAGAGTGCGCTTTTCCCCGGCTGGGATTCTTGGAGAAGTCGAGTGACACGCAGGACATACCGGAG GGTACAAAGATGGAGCTTCCTCTCTGGCTGTCCAAGGGACTgtatgagaggaagaggagagtgcTGTCAGTGGAGCTACCAAAGGTGTACAGAGAGGGCTGGAGGACTGTGTTCAACGCCGATCCCAATGTGGTGGACCTGCATAAGATGGGGCCCTACTACTACGGCCTGGGATCCCAGATGCTGAATTTTGACAGCCCGGAAAACCCAGAGATCGGACAGACGCTGCTGCAg ACGTTCATCGGTCGGTTCAGACGGACCATGGACTCCTCTCAGAATGCCTATAACGAGGACACGTCCGCACTGGTGGAGCGCCTGGACTGTCTGGAGAAGGCTTTGTTCAGGTCCGGGCAGAGTGGCCTCAATGGCTTCCAGAGCTGGGAGAAGGGCCAGGCCTCACAACTCACCGCCTCCAGTCTGGTTCTCAACTACCGCAAGAGGAAGATGACCGATGTACAGCACTGA